From Solanum lycopersicum chromosome 8, SLM_r2.1, the proteins below share one genomic window:
- the LOC109120967 gene encoding lachrymatory-factor synthase-like yields the protein MATQQLESKWEGKFIVNLKHAKAEQVWPLLEDFFNFHKWLPNIDTCHQIDSDNKDEIIRYCASTTPLSSGDGEAIIKWCHEKLLTIDKIERCISYEVLDNNIGIKYYVSTLKVLSLDEGGCQIEWLFVADPIDGLTLELFSGYNNSSLQGMAENIEKALESSKLGDFVCSN from the coding sequence ATGGCAACCCAACAACTTGAGTCCAAATGGGAAGGCAAATTTATAGTCAATCTAAAACATGCCAAAGCTGAACAAGTATGGCCACTCCTTGAAGATTTCTTCAACTTCCACAAATGGCTACCAAACATTGACACTTGTCACCAAATTGATAGTGATAATAAAGATGAAATTATCCGCTACTGCGCTAGCACCACGCCCCTATCGTCAGGCGATGGGGAAGCGATCATCAAGTGGTGTCACGAGAAGTTGCTGACGATTGATAAGATAGAGCGATGTATCAGCTATGAGGTCTTAGATAACAATATCGGGATCAAGTATTATGTATCTACGTTGAAAGTGTTGTCATTGGATGAGGGCGGGTGCCAGATCGAGTGGTTGTTCGTTGCTGATCCGATTGATGGGTTGACTTTGGAATTATTTTCGGGTTATAATAACTCATCCCTCCAAGGCATGGCTGAAAATATTGAGAAAGCTCTAGAATCGTCTAAGCTAGGTGATTTTGTGTGTTCTAATTAA
- the LOC101250324 gene encoding uncharacterized protein — protein MESSLPVEELTSGASGRIIPLFKNLHRSVFSYQTYRRLIIFIQSIFLWVILLSRRRFSTSPSSPPPSPSAATTAVLGKRRKFALRRDEEDTQRRRALAEALDMTVENDGVSCRWNTSLFFGARRNALFCRSWFPVTDELRGIIIIIHGLNEHSGRYAHFARQLNSCNFGVYAMDWIGHGGSDGLHGYVPSLDHVVADTGAFLEKVKFDNPGIPCFLFGHSTGGAVVLKAASYPHIENMVEGIILTSPALRVKPANPIVSAVAPIFSLVAPRYQFKGSHKRGIPVSRDPAALVAKYSDPLVYTGPLRVRTGHEILRISSYLMRNFKSVTVPFLVLHGSADRVTDPLASQDLYNEAASEFKDIKLYDGFLHDLLFEPEREEIAQDIIDWMHKKLDSGNLANVYSQC, from the exons atgGAATCTTCGTTGCCGGTGGAGGAGCTTACTTCCGGCGCAAGTGGTCGGATAATTCCTCTTTTCAAAAATCTTCACCGGTCAGTTTTCTCATACCAAACTTACCGGAgactaattatatttatacagTCTATTTTCCTATGGGTAATTCTTCTGTCTCGACGGAGGTTCTCCACGTCACCTTCGTCTCCTCCGCCTTCGCCATCTGCAGCTACTACGGCGGTGTTGGGGAAGAGGAGGAAATTTGCTTTGCGGAGGGATGAAGAGGATACGCAGAGAAGGAGGGCTCTTGCTGAGGCGTTAGATATGACGGTTGAGAATGACGGTGTGAGCTGCCGTTGGAATACGTCTTTGTTCTTTGGGGCTCGTCGGAATGCTTTGTTTTGCCGATCGTGGTTTCCGGTTACAGATGAATTGAG GGGCATAATTATCATCATCCATGGACTGAATGAGCACAG TGGACGATATGCTCATTTTGCTAGGCAACTGAACTCCTGCAACTTTGGGGTGTATGCAATGGACTGGATAG GTCATGGAGGGAGTGATGGATTACATGGATACGTGCCATCTTTGGACCATGTTGTGGCAGACACA GGGGCTTTCTTGGAAAAGGTCAAGTTTGACAACCCTGGTATACCATGCTTCCTCTTTGGTCATTCAACGGGAGGAGCGGTGGTCTTAAAG GCAGCTTCTTATCCACATATTGAAAACATGGTGGAGGGCATCATATTGACTTCACCAGCATTGCGTGTGAAACCTGCAAATCCTATTGTTAGT GCTGTGGCACCAATTTTTTCATTGGTTGCACCTAGGTACCAGTTCAAAGGTTCTCACAAAAGGGGAATCCCTGTTTCAAGGGATCCTGCCGCACTGGTGGCTAAGTATTCTGACCCTCTAGTGTATACTGGGCCTTTGAGGGTGAGGACAGGGCATGAGATTCTGCGTATCTCGTCTTACTTGATGCGGAACTTCAAGTCAGTCACTGTCCCATTCTTAGTCCTCCATGGATCTGCTGATAGAGTGACTGATCCATTGGCTTCTCAAGATTTGTACAATGAGGCTGCTTCTGAATTCAAAGACATTAAACTTTATGATGGATTCTTGCACGATCTTCTATTTGAGCCTGAGCGTGAAGAAATTGCCCAGGATATCATTGATTGGATGCACAAGAAGTTAGATTCTGGCAATCTTGCAAATGTGTATAGTCAGTGCTAG